One genomic window of Candidatus Pseudobacter hemicellulosilyticus includes the following:
- a CDS encoding MBOAT family protein, with protein sequence MLFNSIDFLIFFVFVTTLYFALPHRFRWLMLLIASCFFYMMFKPEYILILGFTIVIDYYAGIKIEEAKDAGTRKRYLVLSLIANIGVLAVFKYFNFINDNITGLANLFGYNNHIPYLKIILPIGLSFHTFQAMSYTIEVYRGNQKAERHFGIYSLYVMFYPQLVAGPIERPQNMLHQFWTKYTWDYDRVMSGLRLMGWGLFKKVVVADRLSIVVDAMYSGQYGYDTIWVFIGTFFFAYQIYCDFSGYSDIALGSARVMGFTLMKNFNYPFQAKTITDYWRRWHISLSTWFSDYLYTPIVINKRDWAKWAVVYGLIITFFISGLWHGAGWPFIIWGVLHGVAMSYEFMTKKWRKKTMGKLPLWLNNRLSQLMVFAFLQFVWIFFRAESFTMAFNAIKGIFNYENFINTFQSFTAALKYSLLVGGMVLIIFLVLEKLWRDEKFQAKLNNSVYGKYAAYALMFLVFIFFGSFKNAQSFIYFQF encoded by the coding sequence ATGTTATTCAATTCAATTGATTTTTTAATCTTTTTCGTTTTTGTCACGACCCTCTATTTCGCGCTGCCTCACCGCTTCCGCTGGCTGATGCTGCTGATTGCATCCTGTTTCTTTTACATGATGTTCAAACCGGAGTATATCCTGATACTCGGTTTCACCATTGTAATTGATTACTATGCCGGCATCAAGATAGAAGAAGCCAAAGACGCAGGCACCCGAAAACGATACCTGGTACTCAGCCTCATCGCCAATATCGGCGTACTGGCAGTATTCAAGTATTTCAATTTCATCAACGACAATATCACCGGGCTGGCCAACCTCTTCGGGTACAACAACCATATTCCCTATCTCAAGATCATCCTGCCCATCGGCCTCTCTTTCCATACTTTCCAGGCCATGAGCTATACTATTGAGGTATACAGGGGTAACCAGAAAGCCGAAAGGCATTTTGGCATCTACTCCCTCTATGTGATGTTCTATCCCCAGCTGGTGGCAGGTCCCATTGAAAGGCCGCAGAATATGCTGCACCAGTTCTGGACCAAATACACCTGGGACTATGACCGCGTGATGAGCGGTCTCCGCCTCATGGGCTGGGGCCTGTTCAAGAAAGTGGTAGTGGCGGACCGCCTCTCCATTGTGGTGGACGCCATGTACTCCGGTCAGTACGGCTATGATACCATCTGGGTATTCATCGGCACTTTCTTCTTCGCCTACCAGATCTATTGTGACTTCTCCGGTTATTCGGATATTGCCCTGGGCTCCGCCCGGGTCATGGGCTTCACCCTGATGAAGAACTTCAATTATCCGTTCCAGGCCAAGACCATCACAGATTACTGGCGCCGCTGGCATATCTCCCTTTCCACCTGGTTCAGTGATTATTTGTATACGCCTATAGTGATCAATAAGCGCGACTGGGCCAAGTGGGCCGTGGTCTATGGCCTGATCATCACCTTTTTCATCAGTGGTCTCTGGCACGGGGCCGGCTGGCCCTTCATCATCTGGGGCGTCCTGCACGGCGTAGCCATGTCCTACGAGTTCATGACCAAGAAATGGCGAAAAAAGACCATGGGCAAACTACCGCTCTGGCTCAACAACCGCCTGAGCCAGCTGATGGTCTTCGCCTTCCTCCAGTTTGTCTGGATCTTCTTCCGGGCAGAATCCTTTACCATGGCCTTTAATGCCATCAAAGGGATCTTTAACTACGAAAACTTCATCAACACCTTCCAGTCTTTCACCGCAGCGCTGAAATACTCCCTGCTGGTAGGCGGCATGGTGCTGATCATTTTCCTGGTACTGGAAAAATTATGGAGAGATGAGAAATTCCAGGCAAAACTCAACAACAGTGTATACGGCAAATACGCCGCCTATGCCCTGATGTTCCTGGTCTTTATCTTCTTCGGTTCCTTCAAGAACGCACAAAGCTTTATATACTTTCAATTCTAA
- a CDS encoding acyl carrier protein, whose product MEQGQILQQLTELFRDVLENDDIVLTETTTANDIEEWDSLYHIQLVVAIEKHYKIKFTASEIQSWKNVGDMAKAVATKLGA is encoded by the coding sequence ATGGAACAAGGACAAATTCTGCAGCAGCTTACCGAACTTTTCAGGGATGTATTGGAAAATGACGACATCGTCCTGACTGAAACCACCACCGCCAACGATATTGAGGAATGGGATTCCCTCTATCATATCCAACTGGTAGTAGCTATCGAAAAACACTACAAGATCAAGTTCACCGCTTCCGAGATCCAGAGCTGGAAGAACGTAGGGGATATGGCCAAAGCCGTAGCCACCAAGCTGGGCGCCTAA
- a CDS encoding NAD+ synthase, with amino-acid sequence MKIALAQQNYHIGHFEDNTRKIIGAIQYAKSRGADLVVFSELSICGYPARDFLEFTDFINECYKAIDIIKEHTENIGVIVGSPQRNPEKAGKDLFNAAWFLYQKEVLGVAHKTLLPTYDVFDEDRYFEPGYQWKVIPFKGKKIALTICEDIWYQSENPLYRICPMDKLIKQEPDLMINISASPFDYDHDQDRLEIIRANVQKYELPIFYCNAIGAQTEIVFDGGSLVMDADGYVVKEMKYFEEDFAIVNTDDVEEPTSFSRPKLPVPPIEQVVAKPAAQETAGLFDKEMRVSKVSDPEKIIDYLTSEKNIAEIYQALLLGIRDYFRKMGFSKAILGSSGGIDSAVTLALATEALGRENVRAILMPSQYSTGHSVSDAEALSRNLENPYDIVPIKEVYDAFLHTLSPIFKDLPFGLAEENIQSRSRGNLLMAIANKFGYILLNTSNKSELATGYGTLYGDMAGGLAVLGDVYKMQVYALAEYINRNGVIIPENIIRKAPSAELRPDQKDSDSLPDYALLDKVLYQYIERRQGPREIVAMGIEEALVKRILKMVNANEYKRNQFCPIIRVSSKAFGVGRRVPIVGKYLS; translated from the coding sequence ATGAAGATCGCATTAGCCCAACAAAATTACCATATTGGGCATTTTGAAGACAACACAAGGAAGATCATCGGCGCCATCCAGTACGCTAAATCCCGTGGAGCCGACCTGGTGGTCTTTTCCGAATTGAGCATTTGCGGGTATCCTGCCCGCGATTTCCTGGAGTTCACTGACTTTATCAACGAGTGTTATAAAGCCATCGATATCATTAAGGAACATACGGAGAATATCGGTGTAATAGTAGGCAGCCCGCAACGCAATCCCGAAAAGGCCGGTAAGGACCTTTTCAACGCCGCCTGGTTCCTGTACCAGAAAGAAGTACTGGGCGTAGCGCACAAGACCCTCCTGCCCACATACGATGTATTTGATGAGGACCGCTATTTTGAGCCCGGCTACCAGTGGAAAGTGATCCCGTTCAAAGGCAAAAAAATTGCCCTCACCATCTGTGAGGATATCTGGTACCAGAGTGAGAACCCGCTGTACCGGATCTGTCCCATGGACAAGCTCATCAAACAGGAGCCGGACCTGATGATCAATATCTCGGCTTCTCCCTTTGATTATGACCACGACCAGGACCGGCTGGAGATCATCCGGGCCAATGTACAGAAATATGAACTGCCTATATTCTACTGCAATGCCATCGGTGCGCAAACAGAGATCGTGTTTGATGGCGGCAGCCTGGTAATGGATGCGGATGGTTATGTGGTGAAGGAAATGAAATATTTTGAAGAAGACTTTGCCATTGTGAATACGGATGATGTGGAAGAACCCACCTCTTTCAGCAGGCCTAAACTGCCGGTGCCGCCTATTGAACAGGTGGTGGCCAAACCGGCTGCACAGGAGACGGCGGGTCTTTTTGATAAAGAGATGCGGGTGTCCAAGGTGAGTGACCCGGAAAAGATCATCGACTACCTGACCTCCGAAAAAAATATTGCCGAGATCTACCAGGCCCTGCTGCTGGGTATCCGGGATTATTTCCGGAAGATGGGTTTCAGCAAGGCCATCCTTGGTTCTTCCGGCGGCATCGACAGCGCCGTTACGCTGGCCCTGGCCACCGAAGCGCTGGGCAGGGAGAACGTACGGGCTATCCTGATGCCTTCGCAATACTCCACGGGACATTCTGTAAGTGATGCCGAAGCGCTGAGCAGGAATTTGGAAAATCCCTATGATATTGTGCCCATCAAAGAAGTGTATGATGCATTCCTGCATACGCTGAGCCCCATTTTCAAGGACCTGCCTTTTGGCCTGGCGGAAGAAAATATCCAGAGCCGAAGCCGGGGTAACCTGCTGATGGCTATTGCCAATAAGTTCGGGTATATCCTGCTCAATACTTCCAATAAAAGCGAGCTGGCTACCGGTTATGGTACCCTGTATGGGGATATGGCGGGCGGACTGGCCGTGCTGGGGGATGTGTACAAGATGCAGGTCTATGCCCTGGCGGAATATATCAATCGCAATGGGGTGATCATACCGGAAAATATTATCCGAAAAGCGCCTTCGGCAGAATTGCGACCGGATCAGAAGGACAGCGACAGCCTGCCGGATTATGCGTTGCTGGACAAAGTGCTGTACCAGTATATTGAGCGGAGGC
- a CDS encoding YcxB family protein, producing the protein MTVHFGYDKKQVIQALRYHFLMRPEIKILLVFVNLFAILSAFLFYKKELQPVSFLAFSLLWFLLMLVIWRFLPISIYRKSATFKDHFILHLESDQMVLETERGTRAWSWPEFSYFIESHYYFHLYFDERSFFLVPKDAFTDLPALQAARELLRSKVPAKSLRKKK; encoded by the coding sequence ATGACTGTACATTTTGGGTATGATAAGAAACAGGTGATCCAGGCATTGCGCTATCATTTCCTGATGCGTCCGGAGATCAAGATACTGCTTGTATTTGTGAACCTGTTTGCCATACTCTCGGCCTTCCTGTTCTATAAGAAGGAGCTGCAGCCCGTTTCCTTCCTGGCTTTCTCGCTGCTCTGGTTTTTGCTGATGCTGGTGATCTGGCGTTTCCTGCCTATCAGTATCTACCGCAAGTCGGCCACTTTCAAGGACCATTTTATCCTGCACCTGGAATCAGACCAGATGGTGCTGGAAACAGAAAGGGGAACCCGGGCCTGGTCATGGCCGGAGTTCAGCTATTTCATAGAAAGCCATTATTATTTCCACCTGTATTTTGATGAACGTTCCTTTTTCCTGGTGCCCAAGGATGCCTTTACGGATCTGCCCGCATTGCAGGCAGCCCGGGAATTATTACGCAGCAAAGTACCGGCTAAATCCCTGCGGAAAAAGAAATAA
- a CDS encoding HAD-IIIC family phosphatase, producing MLTDIRSFNTLKKNLKKPVEGLKSIRIAILADSASQFIHQAIKGYGIESGIHYEVFEADYNQIDRQVFDPGSELYEYAPDYVIILRSVERLLKKFYGLSTADKENFADQQAAYMDGLYQQISSQLKARVITNTFPEINDNVFGNFGTKTKASFLYQVRKTNMGLMELAGQRKNLFLVDLSSLVGAKGYEASFDPKMYISADMVFSLDILPYLAKHIHDVIMAIAGSFKKCIILDLDNTTWGGIIGDDGMEGIQIGDLGLGKAFTDLQLWVKELRKRGIIVAVCSKNTESIAKEPFLQHPDMKLRMEDIAVFVANWETKVDNIRYIQGILNIGFDSMVFLDDNPFEREMVKQNIPDITVPNLPEDPAEYLPYLRTLNLFETASFTEEDSERTKQYQEEANRSILQKSFTSEGDFLKSLGMECEVKAFDNFTIPRIAQLSQRSNQFNLRTVRYTEEEVRDITQSPDRYTLSFSLKDIYGDYGLIAFVILNKQDNNTLFIDSWIMSCRVLKRGMEVFTLLSIIDLAKTHGFNRIIGEYLPTKKNGLVQDHYQKLGFTSIGDSRWELDINQFTNDKQVHINRK from the coding sequence ATGCTTACTGACATCAGGAGTTTCAACACGCTGAAAAAAAACCTCAAAAAGCCGGTCGAAGGGTTGAAGAGCATCCGTATTGCCATCCTTGCTGATTCAGCATCCCAGTTCATTCACCAGGCTATCAAAGGGTATGGTATTGAATCAGGCATCCACTACGAGGTGTTTGAAGCAGATTATAACCAGATCGACAGGCAGGTCTTTGACCCGGGTTCCGAACTGTACGAATACGCCCCAGACTATGTGATCATCCTCCGTTCCGTAGAAAGGCTGCTCAAGAAATTCTATGGCCTGTCTACTGCCGATAAAGAAAACTTTGCCGACCAGCAGGCCGCCTATATGGACGGGCTGTACCAGCAGATCAGCAGCCAGCTCAAAGCCCGCGTGATCACCAATACCTTCCCGGAGATCAACGACAATGTTTTCGGGAACTTCGGTACTAAAACAAAAGCCTCCTTTTTATACCAGGTCCGCAAGACCAATATGGGCCTGATGGAACTGGCCGGCCAACGGAAGAACCTCTTCCTGGTAGACCTCAGCTCCCTGGTGGGCGCCAAAGGCTACGAAGCCAGCTTTGATCCCAAAATGTATATCAGCGCTGATATGGTGTTCAGCCTGGATATACTGCCCTACCTGGCCAAACATATCCATGATGTGATCATGGCCATTGCCGGCAGTTTCAAAAAATGTATCATCCTGGACCTGGACAATACCACCTGGGGCGGCATCATCGGCGATGATGGCATGGAAGGCATCCAGATCGGAGACCTCGGACTGGGCAAAGCCTTTACGGACCTGCAACTGTGGGTAAAAGAGCTGCGCAAAAGAGGCATCATTGTAGCCGTGTGCAGCAAGAATACGGAAAGCATTGCCAAAGAGCCCTTCCTCCAGCACCCGGACATGAAACTCCGGATGGAAGATATCGCTGTATTTGTAGCCAACTGGGAAACCAAGGTGGACAATATCCGCTATATCCAGGGCATCCTCAATATCGGTTTTGACTCCATGGTATTCCTGGACGACAACCCCTTTGAACGCGAAATGGTAAAACAGAACATTCCCGATATCACCGTGCCCAACCTGCCGGAAGATCCCGCGGAATACCTGCCCTACCTGCGCACCCTCAACCTCTTTGAAACCGCCAGTTTCACCGAAGAGGACAGTGAACGAACCAAACAATACCAGGAAGAAGCCAACCGGAGCATCCTCCAGAAAAGCTTTACCAGCGAAGGCGATTTCCTCAAAAGCCTGGGCATGGAATGCGAAGTGAAAGCCTTCGACAATTTCACCATCCCCCGTATTGCACAGCTGTCCCAGCGCTCCAACCAGTTCAACCTGCGTACCGTAAGGTATACGGAAGAGGAAGTACGGGATATCACCCAATCGCCCGACCGCTACACGCTCTCTTTTTCACTCAAAGATATTTACGGTGATTATGGACTGATCGCCTTCGTTATCCTCAACAAACAGGACAATAACACCCTGTTCATCGACAGCTGGATCATGAGCTGCCGCGTCCTGAAAAGAGGAATGGAAGTCTTCACCCTTTTATCCATTATCGATTTGGCCAAAACCCATGGTTTCAACAGGATCATCGGTGAATACCTGCCCACCAAAAAGAACGGACTGGTGCAGGATCACTACCAGAAACTGGGCTTTACCAGCATCGGCGACAGCCGCTGGGAACTGGACATCAACCAATTTACCAACGACAAACAAGTACATATAAACCGTAAATAG